Below is a window of Macadamia integrifolia cultivar HAES 741 chromosome 8, SCU_Mint_v3, whole genome shotgun sequence DNA.
ACGTACATCTGAGCTAACAAAGACGGGAAATAGAGGAAGACAGAGAGACAGTTTACCTCCTTCGATACTGGTGCTGCAAGCCTGCCTGACACTTATCGGGCCTTCGTCGGAAGGGAAGGGCAAGTTTTGTGTTTGGTGAGAAGGTTCTTTGAGCCAACCGCATGTAGGTGGTACACAAGCGCTCCACTTGTAAGATGTAAGGGTAAAAatactttctttttatttatttattattttcacaTGGATAAATCCGTCCAATTCTTATAGATTAGTATTGGTTTAGATTTTAGATTGATcatgagttttaaaaccttgctccTTATGTTTTTAtcaccattttttatttaatgtttaGATATTTAGTAAAAATTGAGAGAAAATGGTTTTTATTGGGTGTGTGATCTTTACCCAGATACATTGGGCCAAATGACGGGCCGATccccattaaaagaaaaatgacgtCTTTGTTTGACATTTTTTAGTGCATTTTCATTGGCCTTCATACTTGGGGATAAAAATCGTTTGTAATTCCTTATTCGTGCAATACCATGCAATACACATGGATAAAATGATTTGAACGGTTCAGATTAATTCTACATTGATCCAACTTCAACTCACTGTTTGAAGTTGGATCAATATAAGATTAATCTGAACTGTTCAAACCACTTTGTCCACGTGTCACCCTTCCAATGGGATATGTGTACAGAATTGTAcaagacgatttttatcccatACTTGGGCATGAGCTATACTCACAAAAAATATTTCCCCAAAACTTAAAAACTCACCCTTTTGCAGCAGCTTGAAGATCCTCTGAGATTTGAATGGGATTTAACATAGGTTTCTCTCATCGAAAGGGGGTAAATCAATGTAGAAAGGGTTTTTGAATTGAAGAAGATAGATCGGATGAGTTTTTGCAGATCCAGACCCATTTTACCCTTAGCTTTCACTCAATCTTAGCCGTTTGCGCCAGTAAGAACACTTGTCGCCAGATTAAAGAGAAATTGCACCCAATTGCATCATTTGGGAACTGGAGAGATGTTCAGTTCAGCCTCTTCGCTTTCGGAGTCAGCTCATGAATTTGGGTTCAAACTGTCTTAAGTTCTTATCGAACCTCCCCTGCTCCCACCCTCCATCTCCTTCTCAGTCTCCCATTCTCCCTCATTCATGAAACGAGCCCCCATAGAGGCTGCGAAGATAATAAGCAATGCTCTCATATCTGCTTCGATTCGTTCGAGACCGACTCGTTCATGGAGCCCTTTACTCGAGCAGACTCTCCACCAACTCGGTTGCCGTGACTCTCTCACTCCGTCACTCGTTGCCCGGGTCATTGATCCGTTCCTCCTCGACCACCATTCACTTGCTATCGGTTTCTTCAACTGGGTTTCTCAGCGGCCTGGATTCTCACACACTGCAGTTACCTATCAATCTCTTCTTAAATCCCTCTCAATTTCACGCCAATTCAACTCTGTTGATAAACTCCTCAAACAGATCAAAACCCAGAAGATCATTGTCGACCCATCCGTCTATCGATCTGTAATTGCTTCACAAATCATTGGTAAGAAAGCTCAGAGTGCCTTTTTAGTCTTCAATGAAGTTAAAGAATTAGTTCATAAAATAGGGTCTGATACGTGTAATTCGCTACTTGCTGCCCTTGCCTCCGATGGGTGTATTGATTCTGCAAAAGAGGTGTTTGATGAAATGGGTTCTAGAAGTATTCCTTTGAGTACTCTGGGATTTGGTGTGTTTATTGGGAGATTTTGTAGAACTGCAGAATTGGACGAGACCTTGGGTTTGTTAGATGGGATTAAGCATGGCATTTGGGAGATGAATGGATCGATTGTAGCACTTTTAATAGTTGATGGGCTTTGCAGAGTGTCTAGGATATCAGAGGCTTTCAAGGTATTGGAGGAGCTCCGGAGCAGAGCGTGTAAACCTGATTTTATGGCATACAGGATAGTAGCTGAAGCATTTCGTTCTGTAGGGGAACTAGAGAAAACTGAGGTggtcttgaagaagaagagaaagctaGGGGTGGCACCTAGGGAGAAAGATTATAGAGAATTTATCTTTGCTTTGATTTCAGAAAGGCGGGTACAGGAAGTAAAAGAATTGGGTGAAGTTATTGTTAGTGGGAATTTTCCAATTGAGGAGGATGTTCTCAATGCTTTGATAGGATCAGTCTCTTCCATTGATCCCGAGTGTGCAATCATGTTCTTTAAGTCTATGCTTGGGCAAGGAAGGTTACCAACTCTTCTTACTTTGAGCAATTTGAGTAGAAATCTAAGTAAAAGGGGCATGATTGATGAGATGTTGCAGGTTTTTCAGGTTCTTTCTTCAAAGGATTACTTCTCAGATTTGGAGAGTTACAATTTGATGGTTTCTTTCCTGTGTAAGGCAGGGAGAGTGAAGGAAGCCTATGCTGTTCTTGGGGAAATGAGGAGAAGAGGTTTTGGTCCAGATGTCTCTGTTTTTAATTCTCTAATGGAAGCTTGCTGTAGAGAAGATCTCTTGCGTCCTGCAAAGAGGCTGTGGGATGAAATGTTTGCCAGTGGGTGTCCTGGAAACCTGAGGACTTACAACATTCTTATTCAGAAGTTCTCAGAAACAGGTGAGGTTGAAGAAGCTCAGCACCTTTTTCACCACATGTTGGGGAAAGGAGTGTCTCCTGATGCCACAACATACACATCCGTCCTTGAAGGACTTTGTCGAGAAGCAAAGGCCGAAGCTGCTTGTGAGACCTTCAACAAGTGTGTTGACCAGGATGCTTTGCTTGCACGAACAATATTAAGTCGATTAGTGCTTTCTCTATGCAAGGGAGGTATGTGTCTCATGCTTAccaacctttttattttttcacagtATGAGTTCTTATTCATCTAATTCTTTACAAGTGCAGTTTGCAAAGTTATATTCGTATCTTGTAGTGGTCATAGGTTTTGTTTTGTCATCACAGTGAACATTTCACTTGATTTGTTCTTGTTTCATTGAAGACTATGTGCTCCATACAGGTCACTTTGTGGCAGCCTCAAGGGTAGTCCGTCGTATCGGTCCTCATCCAGAAATTTCCAACTCTCATGTAATTTTACTGAGGTGTTTAGTGGATGCTGGAGAGTTCAAGATCGCGATAGAACATGTAAAATGGGTCAGGGACACTTCACCCTCAATATTAAGAGCAGTATTTTCTGAACTTCAAGCATCTCTTACTTCTTCTTTAAATCCAGAGCCGATCCTACAACTGCTTTCTAAAATAAAGGAACCTCTAGTTTCTAATAATGATACTTGGGTGGATGTTATGCAAGGGAGAATTTAAAGGATCCTAGAAATAAAGTGTGATTGCCCATTATTCAGTGGATGAGTATCAAATATAGATGTGGATCCCTTCTAATATGAGAAAAGGGCTAAACTGCATTTATCTTGTTTATTTTTATGGATGAACgatgtaatttttattaattgagGGAAAGAAAGGAGCAGAAAACCCAATCTGGAAGGGATTGAGCATCAgcagagagaaggagagataatAGCAGGTGGAGTCAGCAGCCAGATCACATGTGATTGTCCTTCTAACTGGTATGAAGGATAACTTTGTTAAGTGAACCTGCGATGGACTTGATATTCCAGACTACAATCTCAAATTTCCAAGACCTTGTTCCTGGTTGTTCAGATGTGAGATTTAATGTTGCAGAATCACTTTCAATGTCAAAGACTCAACCTCAAACATCTATGACTTTTGCTTGGAGAACATAGTGGACGGGGGCTACAATTGATGCTCTTGCAAAGTCACGAAtgcagctctgataccatttttttATAGCAACATCACTTTCTACTTAACCAACTGGGGCTGAGTTCATTACCAATGGATGAAATCCTAGGTTTGAAATTTGATGATGGGTTATCAAGATTCTCCCTTGCTGCTAACAGCTCAATGTGAATGGCATTGCATCTACCTATTGTTATTTCAAACGTAATAGTATGAAGACTGCAAAGGTGCAAGGGATATCCGTGACTAGCAAGGACGTTAAGACTGAGAAGCTTCATGAACACTTCAATAGTGGCAGTGAACATCTCATCTCATTGCCTTTAGAAGCAGTGGCAGCCTGAGGAATGGAAATGCATACGCTTGTGGCTGAGGTTGACAATGTGGCAACGTCAAGCATCAGCAATGATAGCAGCTCAAGGGAATTTGGTCCCTTTGGAAGATGAAAGGGTAAACTAGGAGTTAATTGAAGCTTAAGGAAGTTGGTGTATGTTGCACTTGATGATACTGGTCGTTGgggcattttttttcttggttgcaTGGGGGCTCTTTGATTTTGTAGAGGTGGGTGATTATACCCGAgctatcatttctttctttcacaGATACCAGTGAGAGAAGTACTGAAGGATAGTGGTTTTTCTAATCTTCCAAttgttgatatttttttctatCTTATTTATTCACACATTTAtctttgggagagggttccATGATTTTCTACTTATCATGTTTCTTAACAAAAATAGAAGTCTGCGGGTGAATCTATCTAATATGGTAAGATTGTCCATGTTTCCTTCTATGAGAGCTAACTAATTTCACGTGCAAGATGTCCTACCATATAtacatctctttctttctcttttttccgcTCTTTCATGTCCCTTGTCTCTATTTTCTTGCATGAAGCAGGAACTGGTATTGATGATCTGCAAGTCAATAGAAACTGATTTTGCACTCGCACTCGCACTCACACACGTTTGGGAAATGGAGGATCAAATTGTCTCTTTGATCTTCCAGCTTATCGTGTTGTCATAAAACTGCATGTCTATTTGAATGATCTCTCAAGGGCTGTAAGATATTTCTCACGACTCAAAAATGCAGGTTTCGGTCCAACATATGATATATATTGGAATTTGATCAAGATATATGCAGTTTTAGGGAGGTTGGCCAAGTGTAAGGAGCTCTGCAAGGAGATAGAGATGGCAGGATCCAAGTTGGATAAGCTGATGGAGTCTCTTTTCTCGGTGCTGAGAAGAAAAGTTGGTTCAGTTGCTTAAGAATTCCAGTTTGGTTGTTCAGCTGAACAAACTTCTCTATTCGTATTGATTTGTTTCAATAAGTAGAGTACCTATTATTGAGTGTGAATTTCTATCATAAACCAGCTGGTGCCGGTTAGAATTATCAAAATTAAGGCAGAACAAATAACAAAAAGGAGACAGTATGATGTAGATATGCACCCAtggagcgatccatacccatctgggtatccagcgAGCGATGAACCGGACCCATATTGAGTCTTTGATCagtaggatcttttaggattttattttattctcctgcaatcttttattttggtaacttAGGTAGGTGATAGCtgctaggatttagtttccaattaatttgagtttccaaattagagtaggtttccttcCATATTgaatttcttttactatttatgcCATGTAACCGATTGAGTAATTAgagattgaaaagatgaattgagtttgagtatttgTGGAGTCTGCGGGGATGTGTGAGTGATTCTCACTCCCTTTTTTaatgcgatttctccctctcccctgcaactctgagactcctctcagggatttctttcCTACcgctaccggccctccatcaagtggtatcagagcgacgATCCAcattccccttcttttttccaTCTTGCTTTTTCCCTTCACCCTTTCTCTGTTTCGGTCCTACAAaaactgagaacaaaaaaaaaaaaaagagtcgaTTCTTCACAAGATCGACCCTCTCTATCTCACCGCCTCCTCTCTCCTTTCACCAACTTCATCGATCCCTCCCCTTCCTTGTTTTAGGGTTCTGGcgagtgaaaaaagaaaatcaattctGTCCAGCAGAGATTCTCCTTATCTCACTACCGCCTCCTTCCCTTCACCACTGCAATTGACCCCACTGCCTCCTCTTTCCCTCTCCACAAGCAGCCAGGAAAAAAAAGCAGCAGCAACACAAAAGAAGAAGCAGCAGGAAGgcgagaataaaaaagaaaaaagaatcgaTTCTGTCCAGAGAAATCGAGCCCTCTTTCTCACTGtccccctctctttctcccaacTTCCTTTGGTCGGGCCCCTTTTCTAGGGTTCcaacaacaggaaaaaaaaaaacggaacAGCAGCACAACAGATGAGAAGAGGAGacagaagaacagaagaagaagaagcacagGCAAGGAGAGGAGAGATAGCAAGAAGGATCGAGACTCATACCTGGAGTTTCCGCTGGCTCCAGTTGGACCTCCATTACAATCGCCATTCTCTCCTAGATTTGCGCTGCTGATTGGGAGCCGAACTctatttttggtagaagagaACTCCAAGTTCTCAACGTCCTTCACCCCAAATCGTGAGATAAGTGCCTCTTTTTAGCTTTAATCCAGAATTTTCATAAATACCCCTCAACCTTGCGTGTTagttattttgtcattttttcaCTTCCAATTATACCCCTGCCCCACATGTGACTTCCTTTGTGACTTAAAGTGCACTTTCAATATTTACAGTTCTGCCatccttgcaaaaaaaaaaacccattctGCCATTGCTTTTTAAACCTCCttatttaccattctgccacTCACTCCTTGCTTTGAATATCCATCCATAGTGATTCCAACAACATAGGCGATGGATCTAGAccttttattggatatccgtcaacaaatgcaattgatcaTAGAGAAGCTCACGGACATCAAAACCCAAGTACACTCTACCTTGAACTATGTGATTTCAGTCGTTGAACAATAGGTAgacgaaccagaagatgaatcaccagtGGTAGAAGATGCGATGGCACCATTGGGAGTTGTagatcaacttgtggaaaatttaaattggttgatctcttcagtgaaccgatcgattttattttcccaagtcactacttcaccaatgaacttcgcATCGTGGATTTCATATCATTCGATCTTGGTTTTGATAGTGACTTCATACATGCAAGGATGGATGCTGATCGATTGGTATTGATTCTTCCATTCTCCAAAACttgtggacgagtttttctcaacatcgggggaatTGATATAGATACGCACCCAtggagcgatccatacccatctaaGTATCCAACGAGCGATGAACCGGACCCATATTGAGTCTTTGACCagtaggatcttttaggattttattttattctcctgcaatcttttattttggtaacttAGGTAGGTGATAGCtgctaggatttagtttccaattaatttgagtttccaaattagagtaggtttcctttcaTATTGAATTTCTTTTACTGTTTATGCCATGTAACCGATTGAGTAATTAgagattgaaaagatgaattgagtttgagtatttgTGGAACCTGCGGGCATGTGTGAGTGATTCCCCCCCTTTCTTaatgcgatttctccctctcccctacaactctgagACCCCTCTCGGGGATTTCTTTCTTACcgctaccggccctccatcacagtaagagtggttcaGCTAATACTCATACCTTCTGAGTCCTGAAACAAACGACTGCCCATAGGGTCCTTCAATTGATAGAGGTCTTGCTAATTTGGTGGATAGGGCCATGAGTAAAGATGACGCAAAACATTGGAAGGTTCTCCCTATCAGTTCCTGTTCCATTGATTTCCGTCTAAAGTTAATTTATTGGGTCTTGTCACTTGataaattgatattttttgGTTGTGGTTTTATGCATGCTGTATATTATGTCATGTCTACTATGAATTAATGACATTCATCACATCAATCACCTCAGTCATGTCATACCATATGGTTCATCCCCCGCTTTGTTTAATGTCTCTTGACTTGCATATAAGCTCGGTTTCTATAGCACTCTTTTTTATTGTTCAAATAAATTCTAGAATATGGTGGATTATGGTGACATGATTGTTCAAGCCAGGGCTTTGTGCCACTGCAATGAAGTCTCCACATGTTTCAAACTACCCTTTcctgtaatttttatttatttatttatttttatgaagcATGACCATTTGGTCCAATTGTTTGAGTGAGATGCTTAGCAATTAGTTCTAGAGTAGGCATGACCTTGAGGTCCAGACAATCAACTTCTAATAACACGTAGTCTAGGGAATATTTAACCCAAATCTATCCATTACCAACATACTTCATATGGGAAAAGGAAGTTTTTGCAAACCAGTGTATTGCATTTCAATTATGGCAGTTGATCTGTTGATAATCTATTTTATAGCAAGATGATAAGCTTATGGGTTTTCTATCTTTTTGGCTGTGTTTTAGGCTTTTATATGGTCTTtgtcattttgaaattttgccTTATATTGCATAGTTCTGATGTTTCCATTTGGTGCTATTCCAACATAATGCAAGCTTGGTCCAAATATTTATCTTATTTTGCCAGGAATTGAGGCGCTTGGATGTGTATATACCTTGATGACATGAAATTCTTTGTAGCTTTGTTGTTACATATTGGAACATTTATAGTAGAACTGCATTGGTTCTTGTATCAATAGTTTCTTCTAGTACATACAGTCAACTGCATTGGTTCTGTTTGTTTGCATGGATTTTGGTGGTTTGGGAATAAAGAGATGATCTATTGTTGCTATTTGTATCAACAAGCTCCATACATATTTGCATCTTGATCACAAAGGagcatttcttttcttaaaatttaaatgcaaattttattaacaaaagatggaagaggtACACGAAATGATTTTGTGTCCTTTATTTTTGggaggtggggtggggggggggggtttaaattttttttgggggggggggggggggggggtttaacaTTAGGAAAATTAGGTCAAATGCTCAATCCTCAGGTTACATGGAACTGTGacttataaaaaaatttcacattTCCAAGAGAGAAAATTGCCCATTGTTCATCAATCAAAAGATAAGCCAAATCCACCCATGTGTGCTTGGCAGGTCCACTTCTATTATCGCTTGGGCTGATTACAGTCTTGTGATTTTGCCACAACCTTTTCTGTTTTGTGAGATTAGAGAGACCTGTGGAGTGTGGAGAGCCTGTAGTTGGGGTTCAGAAATACCCCTTCATGGACTTCTTCTGTCAAATGTGCTTGTGAATGGTTAGTTATTGGTCTTCTATATTGGTAGAAGCTTGTTTGGTGATAAATTGGTGCATACATCATGATGAGCTCTACATTGACCTATTGATATCAAAATTGTAATTAGGTGGCGAAGTTCCATAGATGAGAACTTCCAATCTGtcgtcaattttttttttctgtttaattGCTCTATCGTAGTGATCAAAGTAATCCTTGCTCCTACTGCTATCCCagtgtctctttatttttctgcaTTTGAGGGTTCCGTCATGCCAATATGTTTGTTGCATGTCTAGGTCCAGGAACTTATTTGGCTTTGCAGATCTCAAAGTTCTTCCATTCCTTTTCCTTATCCAGTGTCAACCTTCTGGCCTTCCTTTGTTTTCTCTGAGACATTACCAAGTTCTTGGCAAGCACCTAACTGCTCTCTACTGTTCATTCTTTGCTAATCAAGTAGAATCGTCTTTGGTTCCTGAAACCAGCAATGGCCATCTCACTACATAGCTTATTGATCCACCATGTGCTTTACAAGTTTTCACCTCTGTAATTGAGCTTTCTTAGCTACTCTTTTGGTTAATGTGCTTCATCAATtttgctttaacaggtctgggATTTTGGTGGGCAAGAGAAGTTAAAGGACGTCATGGGCAACATACTATCGTGGGACTCGTGCTATCGTTGCGGTGATAGACAGCACCAATCATGCAAGGATCAGTATTTTGAAGGATGAACTCTTTCGATTGTTCCAACATGAGGATCTTGAACATTCAGTCATTCTTGTCTTTGCAAACAAGCAAGACCTCAAGGATGCGATGTCCCCAGCTGACATCACTGATGCCCTTTCACTTCACAGTATCAACAATCATGATTGGCACATCCAAGCTTCTTGTGCCCTCACAGGAGAAGGGTTATATGATGCTTTGGAGTGAATAGCACAACATGTGACTGATAAGGGCGAGAAATAGCACATGCCCCTATTCCTATCGTGGGTGCTGAGGAAGGAGAACAACTTGTTTTGTGTACAATTCATATGAGCTTTCCATAAGCAGATTAATAGAATGTATTTTCACTTTGATTGACTTTGAAGCAAGTAAAGATTTTCATTTCTTACCCAATGGGTATTTTTATCCAACATTTGACACAAATCAAGTAATGCAAGAAAAGATCCCAGGTTGGGTTGGTAGGGCCAGTAGTTCTGTCAAAACCAGAACAAATGGAAGTTCAGCTTTGTAAGCTGAGGTTAATTAAGCAGCGTCGGGGTTAGTTTTATTTACTCTGGCAATAGCGGATCTGGTCTGGTTCCTACGTTGAGCAGCAATCTGGTGGACACCAAATGACATTCAGAATCTCTATAAATGAATGAAATGAGATTCATGTTGCACATAAAATAAATATCTGGCAGACTTGGCACTGTCGGATTTTCCTATACATACTCCTGGCATGCGGCAGATACATTTTCTGTTTTCTCAAGCTCTTTCAGCTCTTGCTGCACAAGCATTATGTAAAAAGGTAGATCAAAGGTCATGAAcacaatgcaaaaaaaaaaaggtagggtTAGGGTGGGGGTGGGAGGGGTGGAGAAGCCCTAAACCTATAAGCTCCCGGATGGATGCCCATCCATTACAAACAGCAAAAGTTTCATGGATTCCTTGGAGCCTCTTTCAGATGAAAAACCAGTTGGAACTGGAATTCGaggaaaaattttcattattaccCCACTTCGTGGATATCTCTTCTAGGAAGCGGTTGATTTACGTGATCAGATTCATAGAGAAAGAGCAAGAGAATAACGACAAgaacaaggagaagaagaagaaacagggaGAGGGATAGAGAACGGAGAGGATGGGTTAAAAGAGGCTCTTacttcttctgcttctgctgctgctgctgtggTTCTCATACTTCTTacgctgctgctgctgctactgctactgctgttggggatatgactcctttccaatggcactgtcgtttaggacatttatctttaactaggttgaaacttttatttcctagttttaagtttgtgattaggttagaatgtgaggcctgtgagttgggaaaacatcACCGTGTGCCCTTCCCATCTCCCTCTTTGTCTCGTAGTccatctttattttccttagtctattctgatgtatggggtccttgcagagttagtGATGGATTTGGTTTTcgttattttgtgacttttgtggatgattaTTCTCGTcttacatggctttacatgttaaaggatagatctgaatttttatttgtgttttagcaattctataataaaataaaaactcagtttggcattttGGTTAAGATTTTTCGTtatgataatgctttagaatatgctcaaactgatatttctgatttttgtatCAATCGTGGGATGATACACTAAACCAGTTGCGCCTataccccacagcaaaatggggtaATAGAGCGCAAGAACCGGCATTTACTCGAGGTTACCCGtgctattatgattcatatgcctgttcctaagaattttttgtgtgatggggttttaactgcatgtcacttgattaatTGTATGCCATCTTCAGTGCTTTCAGAtaggtcccctttttctattatgttccctACTTTGCCAAGTTTTCATATTCCTCCCCGAGTCTTTAGCTGTGtgtgttttgtccataatttgcATGTGCAAGTAGATAAACTATCTCCtaggtctactaagtgcatttttttgggagaaggaaaaacgaagaataagaagatgaagatgaagagagaCACAACATGGTCAAAAATGGTATTTTCCAATTATAAGCTAACAATGTTATGCTTTAGGGATGTGGTTGATATTATAAGAAAATTAGGGTGGCATGTCATATATAGTTTAGAAAtagggtggtacaagataattttcctcaTATTTATGTGTTATATTTcaatagaaaagaaagacaTTGAATAATGCCGTTTCACTCACTTAGCCTGGTCCATTCAAAATCAATCAGGTCCGGATTGGGTTGGCATGAACCCaacctagggttgggctgggttgaccCTACATTAAGTTTAGGGGATGTACAACtaggctagggttttaaaaaacccggCTCAACCCAGCCCTTTTTAACCCCTACTTCAACATGATATATTATCTTGTAGTTTcttaccttttcttttccatcctggacctgcagtagcgggagccctGTACCCTGGgttattcttattattattattttcttaatagtAAAAAAGTTATAATCTCAGAGATTCCTTCCAATATGGAGGCTTTAGTTGCAGAAAAGCAGCGTAAAGTAGTAAAAGTAGTGTCTGAGATCGACGATAATCAACTTGCTGATTTCTAAGTGATGAATCTATACCCCAGTGATCCTGAGGTCTGCCGCAAAAGCATCTTTGTGTGAAGTTCAATGGTAAacattgttggtgtatgatgtcttgtatttcgtcgcagtttaatccagggagtactggtgcagcacctagacagccaagacggcggtcccgctagccggttagcgggccgtgggggttgcaaggggggcaggaggcccccctgcatagcagggggtgtagggg
It encodes the following:
- the LOC122085764 gene encoding pentatricopeptide repeat-containing protein At5g14080 isoform X1, encoding MKRAPIEAAKIISNALISASIRSRPTRSWSPLLEQTLHQLGCRDSLTPSLVARVIDPFLLDHHSLAIGFFNWVSQRPGFSHTAVTYQSLLKSLSISRQFNSVDKLLKQIKTQKIIVDPSVYRSVIASQIIGKKAQSAFLVFNEVKELVHKIGSDTCNSLLAALASDGCIDSAKEVFDEMGSRSIPLSTLGFGVFIGRFCRTAELDETLGLLDGIKHGIWEMNGSIVALLIVDGLCRVSRISEAFKVLEELRSRACKPDFMAYRIVAEAFRSVGELEKTEVVLKKKRKLGVAPREKDYREFIFALISERRVQEVKELGEVIVSGNFPIEEDVLNALIGSVSSIDPECAIMFFKSMLGQGRLPTLLTLSNLSRNLSKRGMIDEMLQVFQVLSSKDYFSDLESYNLMVSFLCKAGRVKEAYAVLGEMRRRGFGPDVSVFNSLMEACCREDLLRPAKRLWDEMFASGCPGNLRTYNILIQKFSETGEVEEAQHLFHHMLGKGVSPDATTYTSVLEGLCREAKAEAACETFNKCVDQDALLARTILSRLVLSLCKGGHFVAASRVVRRIGPHPEISNSHVILLRCLVDAGEFKIAIEHVKWVRDTSPSILRAVFSELQASLTSSLNPEPILQLLSKIKEPLVSNNDTWVDVMQGRI
- the LOC122085764 gene encoding pentatricopeptide repeat-containing protein At5g14080 isoform X2, whose protein sequence is MKRAPIEAAKIISNALISASIRSRPTRSWSPLLEQTLHQLGCRDSLTPSLVARVIDPFLLDHHSLAIGFFNWVSQRPGFSHTAVTYQSLLKSLSISRQFNSVDKLLKQIKTQKIIVDPSVYRSVIASQIIGKKAQSAFLVFNEVKELVHKIGSDTCNSLLAALASDGCIDSAKEVFDEMGSRSIPLSTLGFGVFIGRFCRTAELDETLGLLDGIKHGIWEMNGSIVALLIVDGLCRVSRISEAFKVLEELRSRACKPDFMAYRIVAEAFRSVGELEKTEVVLKKKRKLGVAPREKDYREFIFALISERRVQEVKELGEVIVSGNFPIEEDVLNALIGSVSSIDPECAIMFFKSMLGQGRLPTLLTLSNLSRNLSKRGMIDEMLQVFQVLSSKDYFSDLESYNLMVSFLCKAGRVKEAYAVLGEMRRRGFGPDVSVFNSLMEACCREDLLRPAKRLWDEMFASGCPGNLRTYNILIQKFSETGEVEEAQHLFHHMLGKGVSPDATTYTSVLEGLCREAKAEAACETFNKCVDQDALLARTILSRLVLSLCKGGLGFWWAREVKGRHGQHTIVGLVLSLR